CAGTTCATCCAGAGAAAGTTGTCGGTAAGCTGCAGGTTCCGGTTGAAATTCGTCGGTTGCAGGATAGAGCGAGACTGCGCCGGCACAGTCGCCACCGATTTTTTCCAGAAGGCCGTAATCGTTGTTCGGGGAAACGCTGAGGTTTCGGGAGATAACCGCCCGCATTCTTTCTTCGGGAAGGAGGTTGGCAAAAAAGGGGTGTGACTCATCGTCGAGATATGGTTCCCGGCGTAGTGGCAGGGAAAGGGATAACGGCATGTGTGATGTGGCGAGCCACCGCTTATCGTACTGAAAACAGAATCGTTTCCTGTCGTCCAGCCACAAGCTGCCGACAACAACTCCATCGACCCTTACCTGAAGAGCATTGCTCATGTTTCCTTCCCCGGTCCGCTCCAGGTGCGGAGATTGGCCTCAAGTTCGATGCTGAGGCAGCTAAGCACCTGCAGCACCTTGTTCAGACGCACGGTTTCCTTGCCGTTCTCCAGTGCCGAGAGAAAGGCGTAGCTCACCCCACAGACCGCTGCCGCCTCCTCCAGGGTTAGTCCGTCAGTTTTACGTTTCTGCTTGATGATGCCGCCCAGGTTTTTCACAGTTAAGATTTTCACTCTGCCCTCATTTATCTGCGTTCGTATATATATAACAGGTTTGGGGGGAATTGACAGGGGAAAATATAAGATCGCATATATTTAGCAGCCGACTGCTGGGATGAGCGAAAATTATATACGATATTATATGATTGACTAGGAAGCTGATGTTTTTGGCATGCTCACCCCTTCTTTGCGTCTCCTCTGGAAAAGAAAATGCTGCAGAAACTGTGCGATGATTAACGCTGCAGGTACCCGGCATGATCGACGACGGTATCGGGGGCTCCGTTGATGAGGGCCTGGCGGTGGCGCTCCAAAAGTGGGCTCTTCTCCATGGTCCGCTCGTCGATGAGTACGAGGACCGACTCAACCGTGGCGAGCAGTTTGTCTTCGCCGGCAAGGCGAAATTCTGTGGCGAGGGTGAAGGAGGTGGTCCCCACGTGAGTGGTGCGGACGGAGGCTTCGATGACGTCGTCGAAGCGGGCCGGCGCTTTCCATTCTGTGGTCTGCTTGACCCATTGAATGCCGTAGGTGCCGTCGGCAAATTCCCGGCGCAGGCCGATGGCGCGCATGAATTCAGAGATGGCTACGGCGGTGTAGTCACCGTAGCGGGCGTTGAAAACTACCCGCTGCATGTCGCACTCGGCGTAGCGGACGCGCAGGTAGTAGCGAAACGGTCTGTTCATGGTAATTCCTTTTCTGTGATTTCTTCGAGGGCATAGGTTTTTTCGGCCCTTGCCCGGCGGCGCATGGCGTAGTAAAAGCATGTGCAGGCCAGGGTCAGGAGCCCCAAGGCAAGATACACATTCGCGTAGCCGAAGGCAAGGATACTCCCGCCGAGGAGGTAGGCCCCCAGACCGACTCCCCCGTCCAGGCAGGTAAAGACGGTGGCTGTTACCTCACTGGCCCGGTGCGGGGGTGAGATTTGTATCGCCAGGGTCTGGATGCTGGGCACGGCCATGCCGTAGCCTACGCCGATCAGGGCTGCCGCCGAAAGCAGTCCTGCAGCGGAATGGATGCAGCCCATGAGCAACAGGCCGGCTGCCATGAGGACAATGGCCGGATAGATGGCGGCATCGGGACCGAAGCGGTCGTACATGCGCCCGGTCGTCACCCGGGCGGCGACGGAGGCCGCTGCCATAACCACAAAGAAGTAGTTGGCCGCAGCCGTCAGGCGCAGTTCCGCAGCATAGACGGCAACGAAGGTCAGTACTCCG
This region of Geotalea daltonii FRC-32 genomic DNA includes:
- a CDS encoding helix-turn-helix domain-containing protein; the protein is MKILTVKNLGGIIKQKRKTDGLTLEEAAAVCGVSYAFLSALENGKETVRLNKVLQVLSCLSIELEANLRTWSGPGKET
- a CDS encoding acyl-CoA thioesterase, whose protein sequence is MNRPFRYYLRVRYAECDMQRVVFNARYGDYTAVAISEFMRAIGLRREFADGTYGIQWVKQTTEWKAPARFDDVIEASVRTTHVGTTSFTLATEFRLAGEDKLLATVESVLVLIDERTMEKSPLLERHRQALINGAPDTVVDHAGYLQR